A genomic region of Raphanus sativus cultivar WK10039 chromosome 6, ASM80110v3, whole genome shotgun sequence contains the following coding sequences:
- the LOC130497066 gene encoding thymidine kinase a, producing MATLDSDISRDVISDQEHRGSGAIHVITGPMFSGKSTSLLRRIKSEISAGRSVAMVKSSKDTRYAKDSVVTHDGIGFPCWALPDLMSFPEIFGQDAYAKLDVIGIDEAQFFGDLYEFCCKVADDDGKTLIVVGLDGDYLRRSFGAVIDIIPLADSVTKLTARCEVCGQKAFFTLRKTCESRTELIGGADVYMPVCRKHYVSNQVVIKHSKEILDSDKASG from the exons ATGGCGACCCTAGACAGTGACATCTCCAGAGATGTTATCTCCGATCAAGAACATCGTGGGTCCGGTGCGATTCATGTTATCACGGGTCCTATGTTCTCCGGGAAATCGACCTCTCTCCTCCGCCGTATCAAGTCGGAGATCAGCGCCGGaag AAGCGTTGCGATGGTGAAATCGAGTAAAGATACGAGATACGCCAAAGATTCGGTGGTGACACACGATGGAATCGGATTCCCTTGCTGGGCTCTTCCGGATCTTATGTCGTTTCCCGAGATATTCGGACAAGATGCTTATGccaag CTTGATGTGATTGGTATTGACGAGGCTCAGTTCTTTGGAGACCTTTATGAGTTTTGCTGCAAAGTCGCTGATGATGATGGCAAAACTTTGATTGTAGTGGGTCTTGATGGTGACTACTTAAG GAGGAGCTTTGGTGCTGTTATTGACATTATACCTTTAGCTGATTCTGTGACGAAGCTAACTGCAAGGTGTGAGGTTTGTGGACAGAAAGCTTTCTTCACTTTAAGAAAGACTTGTGAGAGTAGAACCGAGCTGATCGGTGGAGCTGATGTTTATATGCCCGTTTGTCGCAAGCATTACGTTAGTAATCAAGTTGTGATCAAACATTCAAAGGAAATCTTGGATTCTGACAAGGCAAGTGGGTGA
- the LOC108836755 gene encoding uncharacterized protein LOC108836755, which translates to MFLSPGHSPRHLSSPAPSSRSDDGLQSTPSSSEITPRNPKKRMRVLDEDAYVEAIEKIIERDYFPDITKLKDRLDWIQAVKTRDPVQIRDAQLKIIERRGRKKANHQGGDTVGKTQTPGSTFLRNFTPLDDFDGKATPRTLREEPGGEVVTDEGDVDVNMSLDEFFRRYTSEDNDSFSKILEKVNKRKKDKYNYLLEGEKKDSDLIEDVKRDRITDGYGTSYQPPDTLEGWKYTAKNLLMYHPANRGEAALTEEERAVRLAGLTKEIAKGNTRFQGKSMDSRPREDGSVEILYTPITGSSPMLQVRDRDKSKRYDLDDLRKTPNPFYVESDKRADNGYSFVKTPSPAPGLDESPFITWGEIEGTPMRLDPEDTPIDIGGSADGPHYNIPSAPARDVTAHSLSRDASRKLRERSNSMFKKPPLPSSPHHRSGSASPNVRTLSPAAQKFYRRAIGKSSSSGVDESLRASYRGASPGGVTPKSVRSASRFGKDRLTSGSRSP; encoded by the coding sequence ATGTTTCTATCGCCTGGCCACTCTCCACGTCATCTATCATCTCCAGCACCGTCTTCTCGCTCCGACGATGGTCTCCAATCGACGCCCTCCTCCTCGGAGATCACGCCTCGTAACCCTAAAAAGCGGATGAGAGTCCTCGACGAGGACGCTTACGTGGAAGCGATCGAGAAGATCATCGAGCGCGATTACTTTCCGGATATTACGAAGCTTAAAGACCGTCTCGACTGGATCCAGGCGGTTAAAACACGTGACCCGGTTCAGATCCGAGACGCTCAGTTAAAGATCATCGAGAGGCGTGGAAGAAAGAAAGCTAATCATCAGGGTGGAGATACGGTGGGTAAGACTCAGACTCCTGGATCTACTTTCTTGAGAAACTTCACTCCTTTAGATGATTTTGATGGTAAGGCAACTCCTAGAACTCTTAGAGAAGAACCTGGCGGTGAAGTAGTTACTGATGAAGGAGATGTAGATGTTAACATGTCCTTAGATGAGTTCTTTAGGAGGTACACTAGTGAGGATAACGATAGCTTCTCCAAGATTCTTGAGAAGGTTAATAAGAGGAAGAAGGACAAGTATAACTATCTCCTTGAAGGTGAGAAGAAAGATAGTGACTTGATTGAGGACGTGAAGAGAGATAGGATCACTGATGGTTACGGTACGTCTTATCAGCCTCCGGATACTTTAGAAGGGTGGAAATACACAGCGAAGAATCTTCTCATGTACCATCCGGCCAATCGCGGCGAGGCGGCGTTAACGGAAGAGGAGAGGGCTGTGAGGTTAGCTGGGTTGACTAAAGAGATAGCTAAAGGGAATACTCGTTTTCAAGGGAAGAGTATGGATTCCAGGCCGAGGGAAGATGGTTCCGTTGAGATTCTGTACACTCCTATCACGGGTTCTTCCCCTATGCTGCAGGTTAGGGATAGAGACAAGTCCAAGAGGTATGATCTTGATGATCTGAGGAAAACTCCGAATCCTTTTTATGTGGAGTCTGATAAGAGGGCGGACAACGGGTATAGTTTTGTGAAAACGCCGTCTCCTGCGCCTGGTCTCGATGAGTCGCCGTTTATAACTTGGGGTGAGATCGAAGGGACGCCGATGAGATTGGATCCAGAGGATACACCTATCGATATTGGTGGTAGCGCTGATGGACCGCACTACAACATTCCGTCTGCACCTGCGAGAGACGTGACGGCGCATTCTTTATCGAGGGACGCGTCGAGGAAGCTGAGGGAGAGGTCGAACAGTATGTTTAAGAAGCCTCCGTTGCCGTCTTCTCCTCATCATCGGAGTGGGAGTGCGAGTCCGAACGTTAGGACGCTTTCGCCGGCTGCTCAGAAGTTTTACAGACGGGCGATAGGGAAATCGTCTTCTAGTGGTGTTGATGAGAGCCTTCGTGCGAGTTATCGTGGAGCTAGTCCTGGTGGTGTGACTCCTAAGAGTGTGAGAAGTGCGTCTAGGTTCGGGAAAGATAGGCTCACCTCTGGTTCAAGGTCGCCTTGA
- the LOC130496044 gene encoding protein OBERON 1-like: MGTSSGSNLPHQMLPPRQQQQQLQTVLSLASSDPPHLSRSSSGIIVRESPAESASSQETWPTSNPIIMPKKTESSGKSVTVADKVSLLDIARERVELVSERMQRLPEVYLEELKNGLKAILDGNGSQPGEEFMFLQNIVQTRSDLTSKTLVRAHRVQLVILVVIKTKIQTFLHPNMNLSQTNLIEIFLYRRCRNLGCQNELPADDCSCEMCATRKGFCNLCMCVICSKFDFAVDTCRWIGCDVCSHWTHTDCAIREGEISMGVSAKSVAGMGEMLFKCRACNRTSELLGWVKDVFHHCVPNWDREALVKELDFVRRIFRGSEDTRGRKLFWKCEEIIDKIKGGLAEATAAKLILMFFQEIELDSPKSLENGEGGGMIAPQDACNRIAEVVKETLRKMEIVGEEKTRMYKKARMGLEECEREMEEKAKEVAELKMERQKKKQQIEEVERIVRLKQAEAEMFQLKANEAKMEAERLERIVKAKKERTEEEYASNYLKQRLSEAEAEKEYLFQKLKEQEKSGGNGGGGGGGGGEASQSVMYSNIREMLSGYSAPSPRVDPRSNQRNHFGSNP, from the exons ATGGGAACATCATCAGGATCCAACCTCCCACACCAAATGCTACCACCAcgccagcagcagcagcagctccaAACCGTTCTCTCCCTCGCATCCTCAGATCCACCCCACCTCTCACGCTCCAGCTCCGGCATCATCGTCCGCGAATCACCAGCCGAGAGCGCCAGCTCTCAAGAGACCTGGCCGACCTCAAACCCCATCATCATGCCGAAGAAGACAGAGAGCAGCGGGAAGTCAGTCACAGTCGCCGACAAGGTGTCTCTACTCGACATAGCTAGAGAGAGAGTGGAGCTAGTCTCCGAGAGGATGCAACGTCTACCAGAAGTGTATCTCGAGGAGTTGAAGAACGGGCTCAAAGCTATCCTCGATGGAAACGGTTCTCAGCCCGGCGAAGAGTTTATGTTCCTGCAGAATATCGTTCAGACGCGTTCGGATCTGACTTCGAAGACGCTCGTGAGGGCTCACAGAGTGCAGCTGGTGATCCTCGTGGTGATAAAGACTAAAATCCAAACGTTCTTGCATCCGAACATGAACCTCTCTCAGACCAATCTCATCGAGATCTTCTTGTACAGACGATGCAGAAACTTAGGTTGCCAAAACGAGCTCCCCGCCGACGACTGCTCCTGCGAGATGTGTGCCACTAGGAAAGGCTTCTGCAACCTCTGCATGTGTGTGATCTGCAGCAAGTTCGACTTTGCTGTCGACACGTGCCGCTGGATCGGATGCGACGTGTGTTCTCACTGGACGCATACGGACTGTGCCATCAGGGAGGGAGAGATCTCGATGGGAGTCTCGGCTAAGAGTGTAGCTGGGATGGGGGAGATGCTGTTCAAGTGCCGAGCCTGCAACCGTACTTCTGAGCTGCTCGGTTGGGTTAAAGACGTGTTTCACCACTGTGTGCCGAACTGGGACAGGGAAGCTTTGGTGAAGGAGCTTGATTTCGTGAGGAGGATATTCCGTGGGAGTGAAGATACCAGAGGGAGGAAACTGTTTTGGAAGTGTGAGGAGATTATTGATAAGATTAAAGGTGGCTTGGCTGAAGCAACAGCTGCCAAGTTGATACTCATGTTCTTCCAAG AAATTGAGTTGGACTCGCCAAAGAGCCTTGAGAACGGAGAAGGTGGAGGGATGATAGCACCTCAAGACGCGTGCAACCGAATCGCCGAAGTTGTGAAGGAGACACTGAGGAAGATGGAGATAGTGGGGGAGGAGAAGACGAGGATGTACAAGAAAGCGAGGATGGGGCTCGAGGAATgcgagagagagatggaggagAAAGCTAAAGAAGTAGCGGAGCTGAAGATGGAGAGGCAGAAGAAGAAACAGCAGATAGAGGAAGTGGAGAGGATCGTGAGGCTGAAACAAGCCGAGGCGGAGATGTTTCAGCTGAAAGCGAACGAGGCGAAAATGGAAGCGGAGAGGCTGGAGAGGATCGTGAAGGCGAAGAAGGAGAGGACTGAGGAGGAGTATGCGAGTAACTACTTGAAACAGAGGCTGAGCGAGGCGGAGGCAGAGAAAGAGTATCTGTTTCAGAAGTTGAAAGAGCAAGAAAAAAGTGGTGgaaatggtggtggtggtggtggtggtggtggtgaggcGTCACAGTCAGTGATGTACTCAAATATCAGAGAGATGCTGAGTGGATACAGTGCACCGTCGCCAAGAGTTGATCCAAGATCAAACCAGAGAAACCATTTTGGATCCAATCCTTGA
- the LOC130496043 gene encoding heat shock protein 90-6, mitochondrial-like encodes MLRLSKRSVSNLLRSGDRSFRVAAAAGTSISRSSPSTTDVKRGDTESRWYSSLTDGKCRKSESLAHLNMKTNWFIGNRYESTAAASDSSSQAPPPPPPAEKFEYQAEVSRLMDLIVNSLYSNKEVFLRELISNASDALDKLRYLSVTNPELSKDAADLDIRIYADKENGVITLTDSGIGMTREELVDCLGKIAQSGTAKFLKSLKDNKDAGGDNNLIGQFGVGFYSAFLVADRVTVSTKSPKSDKQYVWEGEEGSSSYTIKEETDPQLIIPRGTRITLHLKPDDKGFADPERVQKLVKNYSQFVSFPIYTWQEKGYTKEVEVEDDPDESKKDDQDDQTERKKKTKKVVERYWDWELTNETQPIWLRNSKEVTTEEYNEFYRKTFNEYLDPLASSHFTTEGEVEFRSILYVPPVSPMGKDDVVNQKTKNIRLYVKRVFISDDFDGELFPRYLSFIKGVVDSHDLPLNVSREILQESRIVRIMKKRLVKKAFDMILGISLSENREDYEKFWDNFGKHLKLGCIEDRENHKRIAPLLRFFSSQSENDMISLDEYVENMKAEQKAIYYIASDSITSAKNAPFLEKLLEKELEVLYLVEPIDEVAIQSLKSYKDKDFIDISKEDLDLGDKNEEKEAAAKKEFGQTCDWIKKRLGDKVASVQISSRLSSSPCVLVSGKFGWSANMERLMKAQSAGDTTSLEFMKGRRVFEINPDHSIIKNINAAYKSNPNDEEAMKAIDLMYDAALVSSGFTPENPAELGGKIYEMMDTALSGKWSSPEVQAQQHMTQTHNAELLEAEVVEPVEVDGKK; translated from the exons ATGCTCAGGCTCTCGAAGCGTTCCGTCTCGAATCTCCTTCGCTCCGGCGACAGAAGCTTCCGCGTCGCCGCCGCCGCAGGGACTTCGATCTCCCGCTCTTCCCCATCTACCACG GATGTGAAGAGAGGGGACACTGAATCGAGATGGTACTCGTCCTTAACCGATGGAAAGTGCAGGAAGAGTGAGTCCTTGGCTCATTTGAACATGAAAACCAATTGGTTTATTGGAAACCGCTACGAATCCACCGCTGCAGCATCAGACTCTTCCTCTcaggctcctcctcctccccctcCCGCTGAGAAATTCGAATATCAAGCTGAA GTTAGTCGCCTCATGGACCTAATCGTTAACAGTCTGTACAGTAACAAGGAGGTGTTTCTTCGGGAGCTTATCAG CAATGCTAGTGACGCATTGGATAAACTGCGTTATTTAAGCGTTACAAACCCTGAGCTTTCAAAGGATGCTGCTGATCTTGATATTCGCATCTATGCAGACAAGGAGAATGGAGTAATAACCCTCAC TGATTCAGGTATAGGTATGACACGAGAAGAGTTAGTTGACTGCCTTGGTAAAATTGCGCAAAGTGGAACTGCCAAGTTCTTGAAATCTTTAAAG GATAACAAGGATGCTGGTGGTGACAATAATTTAATTGGTCAATTCGGTGTGGGGTTCTATTCAGCCTTCTTGGTTGCAGATCGG GTTACTGTGTCAACGAAGAGCCCAAAGTCTGATAAGCAATATGTATGGGAGGGAGAAGAAGGTTCAAGCAGTTATACCATTAAGGAAGAGACTGATCCTCAGTTAATCATTCCTAGAGGAACACGTATTACTTTGCATCTTAAG CCGGATGACAAAGGATTTGCTGATCCAGAGCGGGTTCAGAAGCTCGTGAAAAACTATTCTCAGTTTGTTTCTTTCCCTATATACACGTGGCAGGAAAAAGGGTACACAAAAGAG GTTGAAGTTGAAGATGACCCAGACGAGTCAAAAAAAGATGACCAGGATGATCAAACTGAG AGAAAAAAGAAGACCAAGAAGGTTGTTGAGAGATACTGGGACTGGGAGCTTACTAATGAGACACAGCCCATTTGG CTTCGGAACTCTAAGGAGGTGACTACAGAGGAGTACAACGAGTTCTACAGAAAAACTTTCAACGAGTATTTGGACCCATTGGCATCATCCCACTTCACAACAGAG GGTGAGGTCGAGTTTAGGTCTATCCTTTACGTGCCACCTGTTTCACCAATGGGGAAGGATGACGTGGTTAATCAAAAGACAAAGAACATCAGGCTCTATGTCAAGCGAGTATTCATTTCAGATGATTTTGACGGGGAGCTG TTTCCTCGGTACTTGAGCTTCATTAAGGGTGTTGTGGATTCACACGATCTCCCACTTAATGTCTCCCGTGAAATTCTTCAAGAAAGCCGCATT GTGCGGATCATGAAGAAACGTCTGGTGAAGAAAGCTTTTGATATGATTTTGGGGATTTCCTTGAGTGAAAATAGAGAA GACTATGAAAAGTTTTGGGATAATTTCGGCAAACATCTAAAATTGGGATGCATCGAGGACCGCGAGAACCACAAGCGCATAGCTCCATTGCTTCGATTTTTCTCCTCCCAGAGTGAGAACGACATGATCAGTTTGGATGAGTACGTCGAGAATATGAAAGCTGAACAAAAAGCTATATATTACATTGCTTCCGACAGCATTACAAGTGCTAAGAATGCACCTTTCCTCGAGAAGCTTCTGGAGAAGGAGCTTGAG GTACTGTATCTGGTAGAACCCATTGATGAAGTTGCCATACAGAGCTTGAAATCTTACAAGGATAAGGACTTTATCGACATCAGCAAGGAAGACTTAGACCTAG GTGACAAGAATGAGGAGAAAGAGGCAGCTGCCAAAAAGGAGTTTGGGCAGACATGTGATTGGATAAAGAAACGATTGGGCGATAAGGTTGCCAGTGTTCAAATTTCTAGCCGTCTCAGTTCATCCCCCTGTGTTCTTGTATCTGGTAAATTTGGTTGGTCAGCCAATATGGAGAG GCTAATGAAGGCCCAGTCAGCTGGTGACACAACAAGCCTCGAGTTCATGAAAGGGAGAAGAGTGTTTGAGATCAATCCTGACCACTCGATTATCAAGAACATAAAT GCTGCTTACAAGAGTAACCCAAATGATGAAGAAGCGATGAAAGCCATAGATCTTATGTATGATGCAGCACTAGTTTCTAGTGGTTTCACG CCCGAGAATCCAGCAGAGCTCGGTGGAAAGATATATGAGATGATGGATACGGCGCTTTCCGGGAAATGGTCAAGCCCCGAGGTCCAGGCACAGCAGCATATGACACAAACTCACAATGCAGAGCTGTTAGAAGCTGAAGTGGTTGAACCAGTCGAAGTGGATGGGAAGAAATGA